The genomic stretch CCGGGCTGCACGAACGCGCCCAGCCCGGCCCCCATGAAGGCGTCCGCGACGCCCTGACCCACCGGGTACGCGGCGGCGCAGATGCCCGGCCCCACCGCCGCGCGGATGCGCTCCGGGCGGGCGCCCAGCGCGGTCATGGCCTCCACGGTGCGCGCGCCGATGCGGCCCAGCGTGCCCTTCCACCCGGCGTGCGCGGCGCCCAGCACGCCCGCCTGAGGGTCCTCCAGCAGCAGCGGGTAGCAGTCGGCCGTGCCGATCGCCAGCAGCACGCCCGCCTGCCCGGTCACCAGCGCGTCCCCGGTCCAGTGACCGCCGCCGGTCACGGTCACCACGTCGGTTCCGTGCACCTGCGTCAGGCGGGCCACCTGCGCGGGCGTGAAGCCCAGCGCCCCGGTCAGCCGCGCGCGGTTCCCGGTGACCGCTGCCGGGTCGTCCTCGCGGTCATCCAGGTTCAGGCCCGCGTAGGGGCCGACCGAAACGCCACCCCGCCGCGTGGTGAACGCGTGCGGCGCGCTCAGGTGCGGCGCGTGAAGCAACATCAGCCCAGTATCGCGTGTCATCTCTCACCGGATTCTGACGCTTTTTGCACGCCTCACACCGTGAAGTGCTCCGCCCAGTCCGATTTTTTGCACCCGCATCAGCGCCGCCGGGCACGGGGTTGCTAGAGTCCCCCGCATGACGGTGCAGATTGACCTGAGTGACAAGACCGCCCTGGTGATGGGCGTCGCGAACGCCCGCAGCCTCGGCTGGGCCATCGCCGAGCAGCTCCTCGCCGCCGGGTGCCGCGTGGGCTTCTCCTACCAGGGCGAGCGCCTCAGGAGCGAACTCGACAAGCTCCTGACCGGCCGTGATGGCGTGTGGGCCCAGCAGGCCGACGCCACCAGCGAGGAAGACCTGACCGCGCTGTTCGCCCGCGTCAAGGAGGAATTCGGGCACCTGGACTACCTGATCCACTCCATCGCGTTCGCGCCCCGCACCGCCATGGACGGCCGCTTCCTCGACACGACCGAGGCCGACTGGAACACCGCCCTGAACGTCAGCGCGTACACCCTGGTCTCCACCGCCCGCCACGCCGAGCCGCTGCTGCGCCCCGGCGCGAGCATCGTCAGCCTCACGTACCACGCCTCGCAGAAGGTCGTGCCCAAGTACAACGTCATGGGCGTCGCCAAGGCCGCGCTGGAAGCCACCACCCGCTACCTCGCCAGCGAGATGGGCGCGGCGGGCGTGCGCGTGAACACCATCAGCGCCGGACCCATGCGGACCATCGCCGCGCGCAGCATCCCCGGCTTCGGCAGCATGTTCGAGAAGGCCGCCGAGGCGGCCCCGCTGGGTCGCAACGCCACCCCCGACGAGGTCGGCAAGCTGGCCCTGTTCCTCCTGAGTGACCTGGGCAGTGGCGTGACCGGGCAGACCGTGTACGTGGACGCGGGCTCCAGCATCATGGCCATGAAGATCGAACAGCCGAGCTGAACGGGGGGAATCTGTCGGGGTCGGCCTTCCGGTGTGGAGGTCGGCCCTCAGTCCATTCAGGTGTCCTGTTCCCGCTGGCGGTACGTTTCGCCCCAGGCGAGCATGGCGCGCACGATGGGTTCCAGCGTGCGGCCCAGCGGCGTCAGCGAGTACTCCACCTTGGGCGGCACCTGCGGGTAGACCTCGCGGTGCACGAGGCCGTCGGCTTCCAGTTCACGCAGCTGCAGGGTCAGGATGCGCTGCGTGACGCCCGGCATGCGCCGCTGGAGTTCCGAGAAGCGGCGCGGGCCGCCCAGCAGGTGGTACACCGCCACGGCCTTCCACTTCCCGCCGATCACGCCGACGGTGGTGGTGACCGCGCAGGTGGGTGGGGGCTCGGTGGGGGAGGGGTGCGGTGCGGGCGCCGTCATGCCCGCAGGGTAGCAGATGACAGTTCCCAAAATGTGCGTACCTACCTTGAGTGTACGTACTTGCCGATTCGTGGGCAGGCTGACACACTGACAGGCGCCGCAGGCGGGAAGCCGCCCGCCTGCACGTCCTCAGCCCTTCCCCGTTCAGCGGGCACCCTGACGTGCCCGGTGCAGGAGCACCCATGTCCATTCCCCAGACCATGACCGTGATTGAACTGCAGCAGCCCGGCGGCCCCGAGGTGCTGCGCCCCGCCACCCGCCCCGTGCCCACGCCCGGCCTGGGCGAGGTGCTCGTGCGCGTGCGGGCCGTGAGCATCAACCCGGTGGACACCAAGGTGCGCCGGAATGGCCCCCTGCCCACGCTGCCCGCCGTGCTGGGCTGGGACGTGTCCGGCGAGGTCGTGGCCGTGGGCCCCTTCGTGGTGGAGTTCGGCGTGGGCGACGAGGTGTTCGGCATGCTGGCCTTCCCCGAGCAGCCCGGCGCGTACGCCGAGTACGTGCTGGCCCGCACCGCGGACATCACGCACAAGCCCGCCACGCTGAGCCACGAGGACGCCACCGCCATGACCCTGGCCGCCCTGACCGCCGAGCAGGCACTGGAGAAGATGAACCTCCAGGCCGGGCAGCGCGTCCTGATCCACGCGGGTGCCGGGGGGGTCGGGCACTACGCGGTGCAGCTGGCCCACGCGCGCGGCGCGCACGTGATCGCCACGGCGTCTGCGCCCAACGTGGACTTCGTGCGCTCGCTGGGCGCAGACGAGGTCATCGACTACCGCGCCCGGCCCTTCGAGCAGCAGGTGCAGGGCCTGGACGCCGTGCTGGACACGGTAGGCGGCGAGACCGCTACGCGGTCCCTGGACGTGCTGCGGCCCGGCGGGTGGCTGGTGTGCATCGCCGCGCAGCCCGACGCCGCGCGGGCGCAGGCGCTGGGCGTGCACGCCGCGCGGATCCTGGTGTACCCGTCGCGCGCGCAGCTTGGCGCCCTGGTGAACCTGGCGGAGGCCGGGCGGCTGCGCTCGCACGTGAGCCGCACCTTCCCGCTGGCGCAGGTCGCGGACGCGCACCGCGCGCAGGAAACCGGGCGTACGGTCGGCAAACTGGTCCTGACCGTCCCCTGAGCCTGTGGGCGTGCCGGACAGGGCAGACCGTCAGCGGTCATGCCGTCCTGGCGGGCGCGGGGCCGCTATCCTGGGCGGCATGACCCTTTCCGCGCACGCCCTGCTGCTGCTGAACGCGCAGCGTCACGATCTGGACGACCGGCCCGACGAGCGGTCGGTGGCGCGCGACTGGGCGCACCACGTGGCCGACGCCCGCGCGCAGGGCTGGGTGGTGGCGTTCGTGCAGTGGGACGCCCCGCATGGCGCCGCGTGGGACACCTTCTCGAAGGACTGGACGCTGCACCCGGACTTCCGCGCCGAGCAGGGCGACGTGCTCGTGCGCGCCGAACTGCCCGACGCGTTCGCGGGCAGTGAACTGGCCGCGCAGCTGCACGCCCGCGCCGTGCAGCGCCTGCACCTGCTGGCCCTGAGCGGCACGCCCGCGCTGGACGCCACGCTGGCCTCCGCCGAGGCGCAGGGCTTCCGGATCGAGTCGCTGGAGGTGCCCGCGTGAACCTG from Deinococcus soli (ex Cha et al. 2016) encodes the following:
- the pgeF gene encoding peptidoglycan editing factor PgeF, with product MLLHAPHLSAPHAFTTRRGGVSVGPYAGLNLDDREDDPAAVTGNRARLTGALGFTPAQVARLTQVHGTDVVTVTGGGHWTGDALVTGQAGVLLAIGTADCYPLLLEDPQAGVLGAAHAGWKGTLGRIGARTVEAMTALGARPERIRAAVGPGICAAAYPVGQGVADAFMGAGLGAFVQPGADGPHLDLAGANRAALLDAGVPGAQVWVSGRCSTEGDFYSFRRDAGVTGRMWAVIGRAGSAA
- a CDS encoding NADP-dependent oxidoreductase; the encoded protein is MSIPQTMTVIELQQPGGPEVLRPATRPVPTPGLGEVLVRVRAVSINPVDTKVRRNGPLPTLPAVLGWDVSGEVVAVGPFVVEFGVGDEVFGMLAFPEQPGAYAEYVLARTADITHKPATLSHEDATAMTLAALTAEQALEKMNLQAGQRVLIHAGAGGVGHYAVQLAHARGAHVIATASAPNVDFVRSLGADEVIDYRARPFEQQVQGLDAVLDTVGGETATRSLDVLRPGGWLVCIAAQPDAARAQALGVHAARILVYPSRAQLGALVNLAEAGRLRSHVSRTFPLAQVADAHRAQETGRTVGKLVLTVP
- a CDS encoding winged helix-turn-helix transcriptional regulator; its protein translation is MTAPAPHPSPTEPPPTCAVTTTVGVIGGKWKAVAVYHLLGGPRRFSELQRRMPGVTQRILTLQLRELEADGLVHREVYPQVPPKVEYSLTPLGRTLEPIVRAMLAWGETYRQREQDT
- a CDS encoding enoyl-ACP reductase FabI, which translates into the protein MTVQIDLSDKTALVMGVANARSLGWAIAEQLLAAGCRVGFSYQGERLRSELDKLLTGRDGVWAQQADATSEEDLTALFARVKEEFGHLDYLIHSIAFAPRTAMDGRFLDTTEADWNTALNVSAYTLVSTARHAEPLLRPGASIVSLTYHASQKVVPKYNVMGVAKAALEATTRYLASEMGAAGVRVNTISAGPMRTIAARSIPGFGSMFEKAAEAAPLGRNATPDEVGKLALFLLSDLGSGVTGQTVYVDAGSSIMAMKIEQPS
- a CDS encoding isochorismatase family protein, producing MTLSAHALLLLNAQRHDLDDRPDERSVARDWAHHVADARAQGWVVAFVQWDAPHGAAWDTFSKDWTLHPDFRAEQGDVLVRAELPDAFAGSELAAQLHARAVQRLHLLALSGTPALDATLASAEAQGFRIESLEVPA